CCAACATCAGGGAAAGTTTCATATCCTTGCAAAGGTCCAACCTTACCATCCTTATCTACCTGCAATGGATACCTGAGGAGGTGGCCCTGTAGTTCTGTGAAAACTGGGTTTGTGAATCTCTTCCAATTTTCTTCGGCAATACCATTCACAATCCTCACAGTTTCCAAGCTCTCTGCTTCTTTAAAGCATGGGTCCAACATACCAAGATGCTCAGCCCATAGCGACATTCGATAACCATATACCTACACAATAACATACGATTCAAAGTTTATGAATTATAAGTGTTAAACATACTTATTTGAGGGTTAATGTCTGGCATATAATTCCACCAAATGGAGTTTCCGTGAAATTTCTTAGGATTGGGAAGCAAATGAGCAACAAGGGGGGTTGCTTCTACTCTTTACATTCAACACCAAGACAAGTCATACAAATAGGTTCTTGAACAACTATAGTGCTCATGAACATCATAAGAGCTAACAGTATTAAGTCAATTCAACTTAAATGTCTTCTTAAGCATCAGAAGAGGAGGATTATTAAATAAGAGTCTGCAACTGGAAAACAACCAAAAATTACATACCTGACCACATGGATGTTTTTGCTTCTCAGCCCAAGAGTGATGGGGTTGATACGCACCCATAGCTATCTCAGTGTCTTTTGTACCAGCCATTGATCTTTGGTTAATATTCGCAGATCCCACTATAACATACTCATCATCTACTATCATACCCTTAGCATGAACATAAATCATAAACCGCTGATACTTGTATGCATCAGAGatctgaaaaagaaaagaaaaagacttGTTGAAAGACCAAAAATAAAGCATTTATGGCAGATAACAAGTTAAATCAGATAGATGATCTAGGATTGAATGCTGAGGAGATAACCATTAACTATAGTTCAAAAGCAAGTCAAATATCATAAGAGAAGCATTTGAGTTTCAATTGGTTACCAGAAGTGAGAATGTTTTTGCCTATCTATAGTGGGAATAATATGCAAACCAGACACAAAAGTTAAGGACAACTTTTCCCTTTTTTCCTGCAGTCTTAAAGGGTTTATAAAATGGGTTATGGAAAACTTATGCAGAATAATTCATTGGGACATGCATCATGGATATATTGGTTGGAAGCCACAAACTCATAGGCCACAGTACTTCTATGAAAACTAATAAACTAGCATTAAATGATAAAATAACGGCAGTATAGGAGATGATCATTTTTGAATAATACCGTAGCACCATTGTTGTTTAATGTTCCATCAGGAATCTTTTCCCGATTACCAAGGCAATAGAAATTGAGGTAATCTTGAGGATGTACGTCATGAAGCTGCAAGGCTTTCAATTCACGTGCAATTACATCATACATCATTTGCATTGTTTGGCTCTGTAAATTGCAAAAATACACAAGTCAGACGGAATGTTGGAATCTACAATGTAAGTCCTGAATTATCAGTGTAGACTAAGACCATAGATAGATTGAATGATATATTCATGGGAATATATGCCAATACTATTATGAACAACATCTCTTTCTACAAATTTTATGAGTAAGATAACCAAAGTTAACAATTATGTCAAACGAGAAACTCTATCCCTGTTTATATGAGAAGAAAAGACAAACCCGAAGTACATAACAACAATCTCAGTTATCAAGTGTCCCTGAAACACacatttcacttttttttgaGAAGGAAAACACACATTTCACTTATATAAGCAAATACATAAAACACAACCAAGTACCTGCCAGAAGAGAATTTCCTGCATTGCACCAGATTTCGGATCACCTTCAGGCCACATAGGCAAAACTATGTACACTGCAAATCTTTCATTAGCTCTAATTTTGCTGGCAACCTTCAGTGCCAACTCCATTGGAATAAGATTGTCAGCTCCTGCTTGGTTCAAGAGAAGGGGATTAAGTGTTGAATCAAATAGAGAGATACCAAATATGATTAGATGCCAATAGAATGATTAGGGTATTAACTATTAAGTGTTAAAATGCACCTGCCTACGTCAATTTATGAATGAATAAATATGCAATTTAActatacaaaaaaatattttggtTATACTTTTTCCAGCAAGGTTGATACAACCCATAGGAGAGacaaatattgaattattgatcTTGTACCCATGCACAAGATGACAAAAGCCAAATATTTCAACTGCAGCTTTTTACATAAATGTTTTAATGTTTCATATGATGTGTTGTTCTAAAAAAGACTATTGCAGCCAAAGTAACAATATGTTTTTCTAAAAGTTATACTTAAATGGAAAGTAGATTGTCTTCTTACCTGCATATTTATAATCTAGCCATCCATATGATGAGCCaagaaaatattgattttcaatatatataaaatgttgAGCAGATCTGATTGCTTGAATGTATGCTTTCTGAATGCTTTTATCTATCACCAGATCCTTCGAGCAAATAAGGTTCTGCATTTACAGTCAGAAAGTATGGTCAGCTTTCCTCCAGAATTCAGCtttcataaaataaaaaaataaaaagggaGGAGGCTACAAGACCTGTGACTCGGCAACGATGACATCTTTGGGAAATCCTTTTAGCGATCCCGAGTCAATAGACCGGAAAATCTTCAAAAGAAAGATATACACTCAAATTAGattcattgtttttattttatttataatgcataaagtaaaaaaaaagagagagaatagAAGCAAAAGATATTCCATCATTCAACCTGAACATGCCAATCTTCGGGATCATCTTCTCTTTGAACCCACAAAGCTTCGTTGTCTTTGGGAATATTTGTGTGTTCCTTTGAAACTATTATCTCAGGACTAAGTATCCATGAAATACGGCCTATCTTAATTAAAGAGTCATCATGCCAATGAGAAACCTTTTTACGTAGTCCAAACTCCCTCCACTGTGTTGCTTTCCTCCATCGTTGCTCAAAGTTTATAAGAACATCATAAGCAGCCGGCCCGTCAATTCTACAATGCAAGTCATGCCATGGTTGTCTTGGAGCCTTGGTCCCAGCCTAATGCATAAACATACATAAAAAGCCCCAATGAGATACTTACTATCAGAGCAGTCCAATTCTAAATGCCATTATACTTAAAAACTATATGTTACGCTAGTCCATAGTTACAATTAGtcagtagaagaagaaaaatggaaGGGTCTAGCATCAAGAAATATGGAAGATAATACTGTCAAGACACCAACTACTTACAGCGAAAGTAGGTTGATGAAAATCTTCTTTGAACACAGTGTCAAGATCACGAAACAATCTGTGCTCAGGTGTGTCATAACGACCATCACAGAGATCCAGCCCTCCTAAAAATACAGTGATCTTACGATTATTACCAGATGCTTGTGTGTCCACAATAACACATTTTTGATGATGTGTGAAGAGGGTTCCAACCACCTACAGAATCCCATAAAATAAGAGTTACATTTGAAACAGCAAATAATTCCATTAAAAGCAAATTTGTTGAACAAAGCAGATAATACGTCTACCAAACCTCaaataattcaaaaacaatataGAAATGTTCAGTAGAAGTATGAATAGTGAAGACAAAGTTGATCATAACACAAGTCAGATATCCAAGCAATCAACTTATACTTATACCATCATCACTGAAGTCTATGATCAAACTAAACAAACACTACTACGAAAATGTAATAGTTGAAACCTGCCTGTTGTTTCATGATGCTAAGCTTACTACTAGCATAGCGAGGGGCCAGAACACAATTGACAGACGAATGCTTGAAAAACTTCCGGGTTTCTTCATCATGTGTTCCCATCATTCCTGCCTGCACCATTCCCACCTCACATTATGAGTCTACGAGCCAAACTCCATACAGTCATATAAAAACCAtatcaataaataaagaaatttcCAGATTTCAATTCATACAGAATTCCATATCCCAATGATCAACAACAAGATTCATATATCAGCATTGCCAGTTAAACAACAGTAATTCAGCAAAGTCAAAACCACAATGCAGGTTAAAATAATCACCGATTTGAAGTAGAACTTATCATGGGAGGTCTTATCATCCCAGACCAACAGCAACACCCTTACACCTTCTTCAGACTTATACTTGAGCAGCTCCCCCAGTGTCAAATCGCCACCACGTGGCAGCGGCCGGCTCGGCTCTCTAATTAGCCTCACCTTATGAAACACAGACCATCCCAccacatatatcaaatgatgagccTCTGTAATTTGATAACAAATATCCTCCCAGCAATTCTCAGACTTGTAAACTTTTCTTCCGTCCAACTCAATCTGCGGCACCAGCCCCTGCGGCACGTGCGCATCCTGATAGAGCCGCACGTGACTTCCTTTTCTCAGAGGGAAGTAGGTGCCGGGGACTCCCTTCCGTTCTGGATCGCCGGCGATGCCGCGCTTGTAGATTGGGTTTCTATCGACGGGAGTGAACTTCATCTCGACATAAATCGCGCAGTCCGGCTTGGGAGGCTTTCCGGTGGCTCCGATGATGTCGAACCAGCCGGAAATCTTTTCTCCGGTGGCGATTTTGGCCGCGGAGATCGAGGCGGTGCCGATAATCTGGGCGCCGAAGACGTCGTTGTCTTTGACCTGAAACTCAAGCCTGGCCACGGGATGCGCGAGCGGGATGCAGAAGGTCTCGCGCCACTGAGGATTCTGCGAGTTCTTGATGACGCGCGTACGCGCCACCGTGGCCTGAGGCACGACGACGCTGACGTAAGAGTCGCTGGTGATGATCTTGCGGTGGTGCGAAATCTTGCTGTCCTCGTACGACTCCGGAGGCTGGTGGTGGTCGGACTTAGAGGAGCGGGAGCAGTTGATGGTGTCGCAGGCGGTGAAGCAGCGGCGCAACCGCTCCGAGACGAGGTCCATGTTCGGTAACCGCCGCGCCTCGATGATTTGGAGGTCGAGGTCGCCGTGCAGATAGAGTATCTGCTCCGACGTCGGGTCTGCCATGGACGGCGTCAGTCTAGGACTGAGATTTGGGTTTCGGATAGTGACAAaaatgaggaggaggagaggttTTTGGTTTTGCGAAGAAAAACAACTGGAGCGCGTTTAGGGGCTTTTTTCAAAATCGGGAAGGTTTAAAAACGGGAATAGTGTGACCGTCGTCGGAGGAGGAGAGTGGTTGTCAGTTACGAAACCGGAAATACAAGAAAAACCCGTTTCTTCTTTcctctctcctccttcctctttcCTCTTAATACAGCCCGGATGGATCATCTGCTAAAAACGTAATGGTAAGTTCGTAATTACAACACGCGCTGCCGGAATATATTTTTGACGATGtattatgtatatgtatatgatacaTTGTTATATCCACACGAACAAGTTACTTGAGAAGGATGCTACACCGGTGGATCACATGTAGCACCAAAGTCTACTTGGAGGAGATGGTTGATTATTGAGGGTTT
This genomic interval from Argentina anserina chromosome 1, drPotAnse1.1, whole genome shotgun sequence contains the following:
- the LOC126784495 gene encoding phospholipase D delta, with amino-acid sequence MADPTSEQILYLHGDLDLQIIEARRLPNMDLVSERLRRCFTACDTINCSRSSKSDHHQPPESYEDSKISHHRKIITSDSYVSVVVPQATVARTRVIKNSQNPQWRETFCIPLAHPVARLEFQVKDNDVFGAQIIGTASISAAKIATGEKISGWFDIIGATGKPPKPDCAIYVEMKFTPVDRNPIYKRGIAGDPERKGVPGTYFPLRKGSHVRLYQDAHVPQGLVPQIELDGRKVYKSENCWEDICYQITEAHHLIYVVGWSVFHKVRLIREPSRPLPRGGDLTLGELLKYKSEEGVRVLLLVWDDKTSHDKFYFKSAGMMGTHDEETRKFFKHSSVNCVLAPRYASSKLSIMKQQVVGTLFTHHQKCVIVDTQASGNNRKITVFLGGLDLCDGRYDTPEHRLFRDLDTVFKEDFHQPTFAAGTKAPRQPWHDLHCRIDGPAAYDVLINFEQRWRKATQWREFGLRKKVSHWHDDSLIKIGRISWILSPEIIVSKEHTNIPKDNEALWVQREDDPEDWHVQIFRSIDSGSLKGFPKDVIVAESQNLICSKDLVIDKSIQKAYIQAIRSAQHFIYIENQYFLGSSYGWLDYKYAGADNLIPMELALKVASKIRANERFAVYIVLPMWPEGDPKSGAMQEILFWQSQTMQMMYDVIARELKALQLHDVHPQDYLNFYCLGNREKIPDGTLNNNGATISDAYKYQRFMIYVHAKGMIVDDEYVIVGSANINQRSMAGTKDTEIAMGAYQPHHSWAEKQKHPCGQVYGYRMSLWAEHLGMLDPCFKEAESLETVRIVNGIAEENWKRFTNPVFTELQGHLLRYPLQVDKDGKVGPLQGYETFPDVGGKVIGACSATIPDQLTT